One Spirochaetales bacterium DNA segment encodes these proteins:
- a CDS encoding DnaJ domain-containing protein, translated as MKHEKTLYEILGLTPQAGTDAIKKSFRALALLHHPDKNDNSTASQVLFRVINDAYTTLVSAERRAAYDMYLKTSGAVHRRHGAEVSESAGDKRNDVEYICTRLNFILWEIEDILASRSFVSGDHPYDGCPVAQYLEIIIVFIDRWVLEPSCFIDYFHTARNPGAEKRTVPFSSRYDKGVHRPYIDLRDYFYEIRKRSDRFFRHVTPEALMKKIEGRNVTLLDAIFEALLMACHYLGSVRLLMKHEIKTVGRFTHSNPCYEDGAAAPISIDEKEKSK; from the coding sequence ATGAAACATGAAAAAACCCTTTACGAGATCCTCGGCCTCACGCCGCAGGCGGGTACCGACGCAATAAAAAAAAGCTTCCGCGCACTCGCGCTGCTTCATCACCCGGACAAGAACGACAATTCCACGGCGTCGCAGGTTCTGTTTCGAGTCATCAACGACGCATATACCACCCTGGTCTCGGCCGAACGGCGTGCGGCATACGACATGTATCTGAAAACAAGCGGCGCCGTGCATCGCCGTCACGGTGCGGAAGTCTCGGAAAGCGCCGGGGATAAGCGGAACGACGTCGAGTATATATGCACCCGGCTCAATTTTATCCTCTGGGAAATCGAGGACATACTCGCATCGCGGTCTTTTGTATCGGGCGACCATCCGTATGACGGCTGCCCTGTCGCACAATACCTTGAGATAATTATCGTCTTTATCGACCGGTGGGTGCTCGAACCTTCCTGTTTCATCGATTATTTTCATACGGCGAGAAATCCCGGCGCCGAAAAACGAACGGTTCCCTTCTCTTCACGATACGATAAAGGCGTCCACCGGCCGTATATCGATCTCCGGGATTATTTCTACGAAATCAGAAAACGCTCGGACAGGTTCTTCAGACACGTCACCCCGGAAGCTTTGATGAAAAAAATCGAAGGCCGGAATGTCACCCTCCTCGACGCGATTTTCGAGGCGTTACTGATGGCCTGCCACTACCTCGGTTCCGTCCGCCTCCTCATGAAACATGAAATAAAAACCGTGGGGCGGTTTACCCATTCGAACCCGTGTTACGAGGACGGCGCGGCGGCACCGATCTCTATCGATGAAAAGGAGAAATCGAAATGA
- a CDS encoding GAF domain-containing protein, translating to MNNDSGINVPEDIIKNWQEIVDVLSQIVDIPAALIMKFSEPEIEVFVASSNEDNPYRTGEKEKLLGSGLYCERVIKTGDKLLVPNALTDRAWKNNPDTRLHMISYLGFPILLPDHKPFGTICVLDNKPNGYSKTIEKLMTGLRDLIQSHLEIIYMNQVLGDENKRLSDYLSEIRAFRGLVPICSNCKNIRDEQGIWHPIEHFISSNTRIEFSHTFCPICAKKLYPDMVNDE from the coding sequence ATGAATAACGACAGCGGCATCAACGTCCCGGAGGACATAATAAAAAACTGGCAGGAAATCGTCGACGTTCTGTCGCAGATTGTCGATATCCCGGCCGCGCTGATCATGAAATTCAGCGAACCGGAGATCGAGGTATTTGTCGCGAGTTCGAACGAGGATAATCCGTACCGCACGGGAGAGAAAGAAAAACTGCTCGGGTCCGGACTCTACTGTGAACGGGTAATCAAAACCGGGGACAAGCTCCTCGTTCCCAACGCCCTTACCGACAGGGCGTGGAAAAACAATCCCGACACGCGCCTTCACATGATTTCCTATCTCGGATTTCCTATCCTTCTTCCCGACCATAAACCGTTCGGAACGATCTGTGTGCTTGACAACAAACCAAACGGCTATTCGAAAACGATAGAGAAGCTGATGACCGGGCTGCGCGATCTGATCCAATCGCATCTCGAAATCATTTACATGAATCAGGTTCTCGGTGATGAAAACAAGCGCCTGTCCGACTACCTGTCGGAAATAAGGGCATTCAGGGGTCTTGTCCCCATATGTTCGAACTGCAAGAATATCAGGGACGAACAAGGGATTTGGCATCCCATCGAACATTTTATAAGCAGCAATACCCGTATCGAATTCAGCCACACCTTTTGTCCGATATGCGCGAAAAAACTGTATCCGGACATGGTAAACGATGAATAG